The Deinococcus ruber region AGCAAGCTGCTCGGGCGAGTCCTGCACGCCGCCGACTCTGGCTCCGTCGGCATACAGCGCCAGTGCGCCGCCGTCTTCCTGGCGCACCTCATGGACGACGTGGCGCAGCCCCAGGCCCCAGGCTTCGTGCGCCTGCGTCAGCGCCGCGCTCAGCCCGGTCAGCCCCTGGCCTTCCAGTACCAGATCGGGCAGCGCCGTTCTGAGCAGCGCCTGAAGCGCGGGGCGTCCATCGGGGGCAGATGTGGCGGAAGACGACTCTACAGGCGATTTCGCGGTGGCGGCCTCTTTGGGTGCCGTGTCTCTGACGGTGCTGGCGGCTTTCGGTTTGGCAGAAGGTGTTGCGCTCATGGATCTCCTCCGGGGTCGGCGGCGCCCTATTCAGATAAAACGGGCGCTGCCGAAACTTGACCCTGAGTGTAGCGGATTATTTCTGTTGTGAACGTAACAAGTCCACACCGCCTCTGCACCACATGCAGATTGGTCGCGGCACTGTGGATAAAGGTCATAGCTCTCCGGCGTGCCCGGTTAGTCCACGAGCCGAATTCTTATTCCCGCTCTTCCGACATCAGGCGTAGATGTCAGTGCTCCTTGAAGTCTTTTTTGGGAAGCTGAATTGTTCTTCAGACAGGGAACATCTCTGGCAGAACCCGATTTCCTTATAGCAGGCCTATACACTCAGGTTTTATTGTATGAATAATGACAGTCCGTGCTGTTCTCTATGACGCCGATGGGCGCGACCAGCCATTCGACATGGCGATCAGTGCGCTGCCGCCTCTGACAGATCGCCAGCTGCTGTGGGTCGATGTGATCGGCAACGATCCTGGCGAGCTGCGCCGGGTCAGCGGCCTCTTCGGATTTCACCGCGAATCGCTGAGAACCCTGCTGGAACCGGTGGGCCGCCCTGGCCTCGATCAGTATCAGCAGTACGTGCAGCTGACCGTGACCGCCGTAGAACCGGGGCCGACGACACACGGAGCAGCAGCAGAGGCCATCTGGAAGCCGGTGGCGCTCGACTGCTTTTTCGGCTCCAATTTCGTGGTGACGGTGCATGCCGAGCCGCTGCACTACCTCAGCGATTTCGATCATCACATCCGCGAGGACAGCAATCTGGGGGCACTCGACTCTGCCGCGTTTCTGGCCTCGCTGCTCGACTGGCATATTACCGGTTACTTCCGGGTGATCGAGGAATTTGAAGAGGCCGTGGACGATCTGGATGAATCGGTGCTGCTCGATCCCAACGACCGCGAGTTTTTGCAGGACCTGGTGGCGCTGCGGCGGCGTGTAGGCCAGCTCCGGCGACTGCTGGCCCCGCACCGCGAGGTGTTCTCGACACTTGCCCACACCGAAGTGCAGAGCATCGGCACCAGCGATTCGGCGGCTCACTTCCGCACGCTCTACGACCGCTTCGAGCGTGCGATGGACAGCACTGAACACGCCCGCGAGCTGATCGTGGGGTCGTTCGATCTGTACATGACCAGCACCGCCCGCCAGACCAACGACGCCGTTCAGGTCTTGACCATCATCACCGTGTCGCTGGGCATCGTGGGGGCGGTGGCCGGACTGATGGGCGTGAACTTCACCGTCGAGTTCTTTAAATCCGGTCTGCGCGGCTTCATCGTCATGATCGCCGTCATCGTGGCGCTGATCTCGCTGGCACTCCTGCTGGCGCGTCGGCGCAGATGGATCTGACGTGCCGCAGCAGTGCGTGCTGCCCATCCAGCAGTGCTGTCGGGTGGCCTCCGCGTGTGCGTCGGTGCCGCGCAGTTC contains the following coding sequences:
- a CDS encoding magnesium transporter CorA family protein, which gives rise to MTVRAVLYDADGRDQPFDMAISALPPLTDRQLLWVDVIGNDPGELRRVSGLFGFHRESLRTLLEPVGRPGLDQYQQYVQLTVTAVEPGPTTHGAAAEAIWKPVALDCFFGSNFVVTVHAEPLHYLSDFDHHIREDSNLGALDSAAFLASLLDWHITGYFRVIEEFEEAVDDLDESVLLDPNDREFLQDLVALRRRVGQLRRLLAPHREVFSTLAHTEVQSIGTSDSAAHFRTLYDRFERAMDSTEHARELIVGSFDLYMTSTARQTNDAVQVLTIITVSLGIVGAVAGLMGVNFTVEFFKSGLRGFIVMIAVIVALISLALLLARRRRWI